One Hordeum vulgare subsp. vulgare chromosome 4H, MorexV3_pseudomolecules_assembly, whole genome shotgun sequence DNA window includes the following coding sequences:
- the LOC123449365 gene encoding mannose-1-phosphate guanyltransferase alpha, producing the protein MAGSEQRVVAVIMVGGPTKGTRFRPLSLNVPKPLFPLAGQPMVHHHISACRRIPNLAQIYLIGFYEEREFALYVSSISNELRIPVRYLREDKPRGSAGGLYSFRDYIMEDSPAHIVLLNCDVCSSFPLPDMLEAHKKYGGMGTLLVNKVSAESANQFGELVADPETNELLHYTEKPETFVSDLINCGVYIFTPNILNAIEDVLKQKKDRANLRRVSSFEALQSAMKAIPADYVRLDQDILSPLAGKKELYTYETLDFWEQIKTPGMSLRCSGLYLSQFRHTSPHLLASGDGKKGATIIGDVYIHPSAKVHLTAKIGPNVSISANARIGAGARLINCIILDDVEIMENAVVIHSIVGWKSTVGKWSRVQGEGDHNAKLGITILGEAVDVEDEVVVTNSIVLPNKTLNASVQDEIIL; encoded by the exons atggccggctccGAGCAgcgcgtcgtcgccgtcatcatggTCGGCGGCCCCACCAAAG GGACGAGGTTCCGGCCGCTGTCGCTCAACGTGCCCAAGCCGCTCTTCCCGCTCGCCGGCCAGCCCATGGTGCACCACCACATCTCCGCGTGCCGCCGC ATCCCCAACCTGGCACAGATATACCTCATCGGCTTCTACGAGGAGCGGGAGTTCGCCCTCTACGTATCCTCCATCTCCAACGAGCTCAGGATCCCCGTCAG GTACCTGAGAGAGGATAAGCCGCGCGGGTCAGCCGGAGGGCTCTACAGCTTCAGGGATTACATCATGGAGGATAGTCCG GCGCACATTGTTTTGCTGAACTGTGACGTCTGTTCTAGCTTCCCCTTGCCAGACATGCTCG AGgcccataaaaagtatggaggaaTGGGCACTTTGCTAGTCAATAAG GTATCTGCGGAATCAGCTAACCAGTTTGGCGAGTTAGTGGCTGATCCTGAAACAAATGAACTGTTACACTATACAGAAAAACCAGAGACTTTT gtgagtgATCTCATAAATTGCGGAGTCTATATATTTACTCCCAATATACTTAATGCAATCGAGGATGTCTTGAAACAGAAGAAAGATAGAG CTAATTTGCGCCGTGTATCCAGCTTTGAAGCTCTTCAGTCCGCAATGAA GGCAATTCCAGCAGATTATGTTAGGTTAGATCAAGATATCTTATCTCCTCTAGCAGGAAAGAAGGAACTTTACACATACGAGACACTTGATTTTTGGGAACAGATCAAGACTCCAGG GATGTCTTTGAGATGCTCTGGTCTATATCTCTCCCAGTTTCGCCATACCTCTCCTCATCTCTTGGCCTCTGGAGATGGCAAAAAGGGTGCCACTATTATAGGTGACGTGTACATCCATCCATCTGCAAAGGTTCACCTAACTGCAAAG ATTGGCCCCAATGTCTCAATATCAGCAAATGCACGCATTGGAGCAGGAGCCAGGCTTATCAATTGCATCATTCTGGATGATGTTGAAATTATG GAGAATGCAGTTGTTATACATTCAATAGTAGGGTGGAAGTCAACAGTAGGGAAATGGTCACGTGTACAG GGTGAAGGTGACCACAATGCCAAACTTGGTATCACCATTCTTG GTGAAGCCGTTGATGTTGAAGATGAGGTAGTTGTAACTAACAGCATCGTGCTCCCAAATAAAACTCTCAATGCCAGCGTGCAAGATGAGATCATCCTATAA